One genomic segment of Amycolatopsis sp. Hca4 includes these proteins:
- a CDS encoding acyl-CoA desaturase, whose product MTSRTAPKPLISHRRGTGEMIVLKTFLLVPFAALLIAVPLVWGWGMTWIDLVLAAGFYVFATLGVTVGFHRYFTHGAFKASRPLRVVLAIAGSMAVQGSVIFWVASHRRHHAFADREGDPHSPWLFGTSPSALLRGFWHAHMGWMFGREVTNADRFAPDLVADADVRWVNRYFWLWITLSLALPAVLGGLISWSWWGVVTAFFWAGLVRIAFLHHVTWSVNSVCHLIGERPFASRDKAANFWPLALLSMGESWHNSHHADPTCARHGVLRGQVDVSARVIWAFERFGWAKDVRWPRMDRLAAKRAQARA is encoded by the coding sequence ATGACGTCGCGCACCGCGCCCAAGCCGCTCATCTCCCACCGCCGCGGCACCGGCGAGATGATCGTGCTCAAGACCTTCCTGCTGGTGCCGTTCGCGGCGCTCCTGATCGCGGTCCCCCTGGTGTGGGGCTGGGGCATGACGTGGATCGATCTGGTCCTCGCGGCGGGGTTCTACGTGTTCGCCACGCTCGGCGTGACGGTCGGTTTCCACCGTTACTTCACCCACGGCGCGTTCAAGGCGTCCCGGCCGCTGCGGGTGGTGCTGGCGATCGCGGGCAGCATGGCGGTCCAGGGTTCGGTGATCTTCTGGGTGGCGAGCCACCGCCGCCACCACGCCTTCGCCGACCGAGAGGGCGACCCGCACTCGCCGTGGCTGTTCGGCACATCCCCGTCGGCACTGCTGCGCGGCTTCTGGCACGCGCACATGGGGTGGATGTTCGGCCGCGAGGTGACGAACGCGGACCGGTTCGCCCCGGATCTGGTGGCGGACGCGGACGTGCGCTGGGTGAACCGGTACTTCTGGCTGTGGATCACGTTGAGCTTGGCCCTGCCGGCGGTGCTGGGCGGGCTGATTTCGTGGTCCTGGTGGGGCGTGGTGACGGCGTTCTTCTGGGCGGGGCTGGTGCGGATCGCGTTCCTGCACCACGTGACGTGGTCGGTGAATTCGGTGTGCCACCTGATCGGGGAGAGGCCGTTCGCCAGCCGCGACAAGGCGGCGAACTTCTGGCCGTTGGCGTTGTTGTCGATGGGTGAGTCTTGGCACAACTCGCACCACGCTGATCCGACGTGCGCTCGGCATGGGGTGTTGCGGGGGCAGGTGGATGTTTCGGCTCGGGTGATCTGGGCGTTCGAGCGGTTCGGGTGGGCGAAGGACGTGCGGTGGCCGCGGATGGATCGGTTGGCCGCGAAGCGGGCGCAGGCAAGAGCTTAG
- a CDS encoding heme A synthase, producing MPFTSLVARLPFPSAAVQRAVGIAAVVAQALIGVTGSIVRVTGSGLGCPTWPQCVAGSLVPKHDSGIDALNQWIEFGNRLLTFVVVLVAAVAVITAWRVQIDHPERKRLVKLAWTMPGGVVLQAVVGGLTVLAKLEWWTVAIHFLATTPLVWLAVLLLRAFREGDEPPRLLVPPAGRTILVLLAAVMWLVLAAGTTVTGAGPHSGDINTHRLDAPVEALAQVHGGLLVLYLLLLAVFGLQLLRIGAPKGLWRRYTVVWVVAVAQGGLGSLQYALGVPEAMVSFHVLGAMAVIIATASLWTGSRDRGPVTSLTAAPKELTAA from the coding sequence GTGCCGTTCACCAGCCTCGTCGCCCGCCTGCCGTTTCCCTCCGCCGCCGTGCAGCGGGCCGTCGGGATCGCCGCCGTCGTCGCGCAGGCGCTGATCGGCGTCACCGGGTCCATCGTCCGCGTCACCGGGTCCGGGCTCGGCTGCCCGACCTGGCCGCAGTGCGTGGCCGGCAGCCTGGTGCCTAAGCACGACTCCGGGATCGACGCGCTCAACCAGTGGATCGAGTTCGGCAACCGGCTGCTGACCTTCGTCGTCGTCCTGGTCGCCGCCGTCGCGGTCATCACGGCGTGGCGCGTGCAGATCGACCACCCGGAGCGCAAGCGCCTGGTCAAGCTGGCCTGGACGATGCCCGGCGGCGTCGTGCTGCAGGCCGTCGTCGGCGGCCTCACGGTGCTCGCGAAGCTGGAGTGGTGGACGGTCGCGATCCACTTCCTCGCGACGACCCCGCTCGTCTGGCTGGCCGTCCTGCTGCTGCGCGCGTTCCGCGAAGGCGACGAGCCCCCGCGCCTGCTGGTCCCGCCGGCCGGCCGCACGATCCTGGTCCTGCTCGCCGCCGTGATGTGGCTGGTGCTGGCGGCGGGCACCACGGTGACCGGCGCGGGCCCGCACAGCGGTGACATCAACACCCACCGGCTCGACGCCCCGGTGGAGGCGCTGGCCCAGGTCCACGGCGGACTGCTGGTGCTCTACCTGCTGCTGCTGGCGGTGTTCGGCCTGCAGCTGCTGCGCATCGGCGCCCCGAAGGGCCTCTGGCGGCGCTACACGGTGGTCTGGGTGGTCGCCGTCGCGCAGGGCGGGCTCGGTTCGCTGCAGTACGCGCTGGGCGTGCCGGAGGCGATGGTGTCGTTCCACGTGCTGGGCGCGATGGCGGTCATCATCGCGACGGCGTCGCTGTGGACGGGCAGCCGCGACCGCGGCCCGGTGACGTCGCTGACGGCGGCGCCGAAGGAGCTCACGGCCGCCTGA
- a CDS encoding RimK family alpha-L-glutamate ligase, with translation MSPTAVLVSCAELPSGDGDDDVLLPALSSLGFSVSWAPWDSSFDFASADAVILRATWDYASRRSEFLSWCSSVPSLFNSGDVVRWNTDKSYLVELSDAGVAVVPTSLVPPGSEPAFPSSEFVVKPSVGAGSRGAARFAGGSDASEHVAALHTEGHTALIQPYQSSVDASGELALVYVGGIYSHAFTKGAMLGSTMDPSGLYLTEKLAPASPPADAVALAEDVLDAASALLGILRAELLYARVDLVRGVDGKPLLLELELTEPSLGFRQADPEAPVRFASAVRQQLA, from the coding sequence GTGAGCCCCACGGCGGTCCTGGTCAGCTGCGCCGAGCTCCCGTCGGGCGACGGCGACGACGACGTGCTGCTGCCGGCGTTGTCTTCGCTGGGCTTTTCGGTGTCGTGGGCACCGTGGGATTCGTCGTTCGACTTTGCTTCGGCGGACGCGGTGATCCTGCGGGCGACCTGGGATTACGCGTCCCGTCGCTCGGAGTTCCTGTCGTGGTGTTCGTCGGTGCCGTCGCTGTTCAACTCCGGTGACGTGGTGCGGTGGAACACGGACAAGTCGTACCTGGTGGAGCTGTCGGACGCGGGTGTGGCGGTGGTGCCGACATCGCTCGTCCCACCGGGTTCTGAGCCTGCGTTTCCGTCGTCGGAGTTCGTGGTGAAGCCGTCGGTGGGGGCGGGGTCCCGCGGAGCGGCCCGGTTCGCCGGGGGCTCTGACGCTTCCGAGCACGTGGCGGCGCTGCACACCGAGGGACACACGGCGTTGATCCAGCCGTACCAGTCCAGTGTGGACGCCTCGGGTGAGCTGGCTCTGGTGTACGTCGGGGGTATTTACTCCCACGCGTTCACGAAGGGTGCGATGCTGGGGTCCACAATGGATCCTTCGGGGCTGTACCTGACGGAGAAGCTGGCCCCGGCTTCGCCGCCGGCTGATGCGGTGGCGCTGGCTGAGGATGTCCTCGATGCGGCTTCGGCGTTGTTGGGGATTCTGCGGGCTGAGCTGTTGTACGCGCGGGTGGATCTGGTGCGCGGGGTGGATGGGAAGCCGTTGCTGCTGGAGCTGGAGCTGACGGAGCCGTCGCTGGGGTTCCGGCAGGCGGACCCGGAGGCCCCGGTGAGGTTCGCCTCGGCGGTGCGGCAGCAGCTGGCGTAG